In a genomic window of Virgibacillus sp. SK37:
- the dnaB gene encoding replicative DNA helicase produces the protein MSEVWSDRTPPHNLEAEQSILGAVFLDPEAFSTASESLIPEDFYRASHQRIFSAMMKLADRGEPIDVVTVTSFLHNAKQLEEIGGVSYLSELAESVPTAANIGYYCKIVEEKALLRRLIRSATDIVTSGFEREDEVEDVLNEAEKSILEVSGRKNSGAFKAIKDVLIDVYDNIEQLHHQSADVTGIPTGFRDLDKITSGFQRNDLIIVAARPSVGKTAFALNVAQNVAVNTDENVAIFSLEMGADQLVQRMLCAEGNIDAQRMRNGQLQADDWSKLTMAMGSLSNAGIYIDDTPGIRVADIRSKCRRLKQEHGLGMILIDYLQLIQGSVNSKENRQQEVSEISRSLKGLARELNVPLIALSQLSRGVESRQDKRPMMSDLRESGSIEQDADIVGFLYRDDYYDTESEKQNIIEIIISKQRNGPVGNVELAFVKEYNKFVDLDHRYSESDVPPAPVQV, from the coding sequence ATGAGTGAAGTATGGAGTGATCGTACACCACCACATAATTTGGAAGCAGAGCAATCCATTTTGGGAGCTGTATTTCTGGATCCGGAAGCATTTTCAACTGCATCGGAATCTTTAATACCGGAAGATTTTTACCGTGCAAGTCACCAGCGGATTTTTTCAGCGATGATGAAGCTTGCGGATCGGGGCGAACCAATTGATGTTGTTACTGTTACATCCTTTTTGCATAATGCAAAGCAATTAGAGGAAATTGGTGGCGTTTCTTATCTATCTGAGCTGGCAGAAAGTGTGCCGACAGCTGCCAATATTGGTTACTATTGTAAAATCGTTGAAGAAAAAGCTCTCTTGCGAAGACTTATTCGTTCAGCAACGGATATTGTTACATCAGGATTTGAGCGGGAAGATGAAGTAGAAGATGTTTTAAATGAAGCAGAGAAGTCCATTCTGGAGGTTTCCGGCCGTAAAAATTCCGGAGCATTTAAAGCAATTAAAGATGTCCTTATTGATGTATATGATAATATTGAACAGCTTCATCACCAAAGCGCTGATGTAACCGGGATCCCTACTGGTTTCCGTGATTTGGATAAGATTACATCCGGTTTCCAGCGAAATGACTTAATTATTGTTGCTGCAAGACCATCTGTTGGTAAAACGGCATTCGCCTTAAACGTTGCCCAAAACGTCGCTGTTAATACAGATGAAAATGTAGCGATATTTAGTTTAGAAATGGGAGCAGACCAACTGGTACAACGTATGCTTTGTGCAGAGGGAAATATTGATGCACAGCGCATGCGTAATGGGCAACTGCAGGCAGATGACTGGAGTAAGCTTACGATGGCAATGGGAAGTCTATCAAATGCAGGGATTTACATTGATGATACACCGGGAATCCGTGTTGCTGATATTCGCTCGAAGTGCCGACGGTTAAAGCAGGAACATGGGCTTGGAATGATTTTAATTGATTATTTACAGCTCATCCAAGGTAGCGTCAACTCTAAGGAAAATAGACAGCAGGAAGTATCTGAAATATCACGTTCCCTTAAAGGCTTAGCCCGTGAATTGAATGTACCATTAATTGCTTTATCTCAGCTTTCTCGTGGAGTAGAATCCCGTCAGGATAAGCGCCCGATGATGTCAGATTTACGTGAGTCAGGAAGTATTGAGCAGGATGCGGATATTGTAGGATTCTTATATCGTGATGATTACTATGATACAGAATCAGAGAAACAGAATATTATAGAAATCATTATATCCAAGCAACGTAATGGTCCTGTCGGCAATGTAGAGCTGGCATTTGTTAAGGAATACAATAAATTCGTTGACCTCGATCATCGTTATTCAGAAAGTGATGTGCCGCCAGCACCAGTTCAAGTATAG
- a CDS encoding adenylosuccinate synthase, which translates to MSSVVVVGTQWGDEGKGKITDFLSQNAEVVARYQGGNNAGHTIKFDNVTYKLHLIPSGIFFNDKICVLGNGMVIDPKAFVEEVAYLHERNVSTDNLRISNRAHVILPYHLKLDILQEEEKGVNKIGTTKKGIGPAYMDKAARMGIRIADLLDKDAFREKLEQNLKEKNRLFEKVYEVDPINVEDILEEYYEYGQQMAPYVCDTSVVLNDALDEGRRVLFEGAQGVMLDIDQGTYPFVTSSNPIAGGVTIGSGVGPTKINHVVGVSKAYTTRVGDGPFPTELHDEIGDQIREVGREYGTTTGRPRRVGWFDSVVVRHARRVSGITDLSLNSIDVLTGIETLKICVAYKYKGEVIHEFPASLSALAECEPVYEEMPGWTEDITNVKSLDELPVNARHYLERISQLTQIPLSVFSVGPDRSQTNIVRSVYSS; encoded by the coding sequence ATGTCCTCAGTAGTAGTAGTTGGAACACAATGGGGCGATGAAGGGAAAGGAAAGATTACTGACTTTCTATCGCAAAATGCCGAGGTGGTTGCTCGTTATCAAGGAGGAAACAACGCCGGGCATACAATTAAGTTTGATAATGTGACGTATAAATTACATTTAATTCCCTCAGGGATATTTTTTAATGATAAAATCTGTGTGTTGGGTAACGGAATGGTTATCGATCCAAAAGCATTTGTAGAAGAGGTCGCTTATTTACATGAACGCAATGTGTCTACAGATAATTTACGTATAAGTAATCGGGCACATGTTATTTTACCTTATCATTTGAAATTAGATATCTTGCAGGAAGAAGAAAAAGGCGTCAATAAAATTGGAACAACCAAAAAGGGAATTGGTCCTGCCTATATGGATAAAGCAGCACGGATGGGTATACGGATTGCTGACTTGCTTGACAAAGATGCTTTTCGGGAAAAACTCGAGCAAAATCTGAAAGAAAAGAATCGTTTGTTTGAGAAAGTATATGAAGTGGATCCGATTAACGTGGAGGATATTTTAGAAGAGTATTATGAATATGGCCAACAAATGGCTCCATATGTTTGTGACACGTCCGTTGTATTGAATGATGCCCTTGATGAAGGACGCCGCGTGTTATTCGAGGGTGCACAGGGAGTCATGCTCGACATTGACCAAGGAACATATCCGTTTGTAACCTCCTCCAATCCAATAGCAGGTGGGGTTACCATTGGATCAGGTGTCGGTCCAACTAAAATCAATCATGTTGTAGGTGTTTCCAAAGCATATACTACACGTGTGGGCGATGGCCCGTTCCCTACTGAACTTCATGATGAGATTGGTGATCAAATTCGTGAGGTTGGGCGAGAATATGGAACAACTACAGGAAGGCCACGAAGAGTGGGGTGGTTTGATAGTGTAGTTGTACGTCATGCTCGTCGTGTCAGTGGAATTACCGATTTATCTTTAAACTCTATTGATGTACTGACTGGTATTGAAACATTGAAAATTTGTGTTGCCTATAAGTATAAGGGTGAAGTTATCCATGAGTTTCCGGCAAGTCTATCTGCGCTTGCTGAATGTGAACCAGTTTATGAGGAAATGCCAGGCTGGACAGAGGATATCACCAATGTGAAAAGCTTGGATGAGTTACCTGTGAATGCACGTCATTACCTTGAGCGTATTTCTCAACTGACACAAATTCCATTGTCAGTCTTCTCCGTAGGGCCAGACCGCTCTCAGACGAACATAGTAAGAAGTGTTTATAGCTCTTAA
- the yycF gene encoding response regulator YycF, with protein sequence MGQKILVVDDEQPIADILKFNLEKEGYEVVLAHDGDEAIEVAEAEKPDLILLDIMLPNRDGNEVCREIRKTQSMPIIMLTAKDSEIDKVLGLELGADDYVTKPFSNREVIARVKANLRRQQAVPDDKVKATKDIEIGALVIHPDAYVVSRNGVQIELTHREFELLHYLARHMGQVMTREHLLETVWGYDYFGDVRTVDVTVRRLREKIEENPSNPTWIVTRRGVGYYLRNPEQE encoded by the coding sequence ATGGGTCAAAAAATATTAGTTGTAGATGATGAACAACCAATTGCAGATATATTGAAATTCAACTTAGAAAAAGAAGGTTATGAGGTTGTATTAGCACATGATGGCGATGAGGCCATTGAGGTTGCTGAAGCTGAAAAACCTGATTTGATTTTATTGGATATTATGCTTCCGAATCGGGATGGCAATGAGGTGTGCAGGGAGATCAGGAAAACACAGTCGATGCCAATAATTATGCTGACAGCAAAGGATTCGGAGATTGATAAGGTGCTTGGCCTTGAGTTAGGGGCAGATGACTATGTCACAAAGCCTTTCAGTAACAGAGAGGTAATTGCACGTGTTAAGGCAAACCTGCGTAGACAGCAAGCTGTTCCGGACGATAAAGTAAAAGCTACAAAGGACATAGAGATCGGTGCACTTGTCATCCACCCTGATGCATATGTAGTATCGCGTAATGGCGTTCAGATTGAGCTTACCCATAGAGAATTTGAGCTGCTTCATTATTTAGCAAGACATATGGGACAAGTGATGACACGTGAGCATCTATTGGAAACAGTTTGGGGTTATGATTACTTTGGTGATGTCCGAACCGTTGACGTAACAGTAAGAAGACTTCGCGAAAAAATTGAGGAGAACCCTAGTAACCCTACGTGGATCGTTACACGAAGAGGTGTGGGCTATTATTTACGTAATCCTGAGCAGGAGTAA